One stretch of uncultured Desulfovibrio sp. DNA includes these proteins:
- a CDS encoding HD-GYP domain-containing protein has translation MAAEQRKVLDVPMNINEEYYQISGEILSSFPKFRPPVDLFRFREDIAVLAPYCVKGSRLTSEQVDEVAQLCAEGDLFVSRSDHPIYSRHIVKQLDLVLQDNNLKEAEIADICIRALLMRCSDFFEQPVKALFEPLYRDVMVVTEYLWSDKHHINTFMRRLFRKNNLARHSINSMIVGLWIWLQGSGEYRRKDMDRIAVAMLLHDVGMCKVPPFLLSKAGPLKQEEREKIIPHPIVGVRLMQKMEVSFDELLRACFEHHERLDGSGYPQHTKGSQTTKVGRLAAVADSFAAMICERPFRKGKDVVQSAKELASDPRYDQEMANALFGGFAAGTIGQMVDMDAVVDTPQPE, from the coding sequence ATGGCCGCAGAGCAAAGGAAAGTTCTTGATGTTCCCATGAACATCAATGAGGAATATTATCAGATCAGCGGCGAAATCCTGTCGAGCTTTCCCAAGTTCCGGCCTCCGGTAGATCTGTTCAGGTTTCGTGAAGACATCGCGGTGCTGGCTCCCTACTGCGTCAAGGGGAGCCGCCTGACCAGCGAACAGGTGGACGAAGTGGCGCAGTTGTGTGCGGAGGGCGACCTTTTTGTTTCGCGCTCCGACCACCCCATTTACTCGCGCCATATCGTCAAGCAGCTTGACCTTGTGTTGCAGGACAACAACCTCAAGGAAGCGGAAATCGCAGATATCTGCATCCGCGCCCTGCTTATGCGTTGCAGCGATTTTTTTGAGCAGCCCGTCAAGGCGCTCTTTGAACCGCTGTACCGCGACGTTATGGTTGTTACTGAATACCTGTGGAGCGACAAACACCACATCAACACATTCATGCGCCGTCTGTTTCGCAAAAACAACCTTGCACGGCATTCCATCAACAGTATGATTGTGGGCCTGTGGATATGGTTGCAGGGCTCTGGTGAATACCGCCGCAAAGACATGGATCGCATTGCAGTTGCCATGCTGCTGCACGATGTGGGCATGTGCAAGGTTCCCCCTTTCCTGCTCAGCAAGGCTGGCCCTCTGAAGCAGGAAGAAAGGGAAAAAATCATTCCCCATCCCATTGTGGGCGTTCGGTTGATGCAAAAGATGGAAGTGTCTTTTGACGAACTGCTGCGCGCCTGTTTTGAGCATCACGAACGGCTTGACGGTTCGGGCTATCCCCAGCATACCAAGGGCAGCCAGACCACCAAGGTGGGACGCCTTGCAGCGGTGGCCGACTCTTTTGCCGCCATGATTTGCGAACGGCCTTTCAGAAAGGGCAAGGATGTTGTGCAGTCTGCCAAGGAACTTGCCAGCGACCCGCGCTATGATCAGGAAATGGCCAACGCGCTGTTCGGTGGTTTTGCCGCAGGCACCATCGGGCAAATGGTCGACATGGACGCGGTGGTAGATACGCCGCAGCCGGAATAG